In the Blautia coccoides genome, CGCGGTACATCATTCCGTGGTTTGTGTACTGGGTATATTTGTCCTCCGGAATGAACATGATCTCATCATTGAGTTTACAGATTTCCCAGTCGCCATCCGCATTGACCTGCTCATATGTTTTTGGAGCATAAGTCTTCAGCATATCTTCTGTCAGCGGCAGGAAAGCGCCTTTCTGGGCATTTTCCCATCCATACAGCCAGTCTGTGGCTGTGGTGATAATGTCAAGAGAGGCATCACCGCTCAAAAGCTGTGTATTATACTGGGTCTGCCAGTCTGCCCACTCCACATAGGTAAGCTCCAGCTCTGCATTCACTTTATCAGTCAGAACTTTGTTTAACTCTTTCAGCATTGCCTCGCATCTGCCGTTGGACGGTTTGTTTCCCAAAACCAGCATGTTGATCACTTCGTGGCTGGAAGTATCTATGGTTCCGTCTTCTTTTACCTTGGAACCGCCGTCACCGCCTTTGCTTCCGCAGCCCGCCAGGCTAGCTCCCATCAATACCGCCATGGTCAGGGCCAGAGTACGTTTTACTGTGATATTCTTTCTCATTTCAATCCTCCATGCATTATAATTTTTATTCATATAAATCCCTTACAGGGTAATTCATATCAGTCTGCAGATACAAAAAACACTTAACCTTTTACTGCTCCCACGGTGATACCGGAGATAAAATACTTCTGTACAAAAGGATACAAAAATACGATCGGTCCGGTTGCCACAACTGCTGTGGCCATCTTCAGTGTATTGGACGGCAGGTCCGCAACCGTCACAGCAGCACCCGCCATTGAGTTCTTAAGCGCAGCCGCCTGGTTTATGATGTTGTACAGATAATACTGCAGCGGCTTATAGTCCACCTCTGAGCCAAGATACAGAGATGAGAGGTACCATTCGTTCCAGTAGCCCAGAGCCAGAAACAGGCCAACCGTTGCCAGTGCCGGTTTCAGCATGGGCAGAATCAGGGAAATGAAAATCCTGAAGTCGCCGGCTCCGTCAATTTTACCGGACTCTGTGATCTCAAAGGGTACGGATTTTGCAAAGTTTTTCATCAGGATGATGAGCCATGGTGTCATCAGCAATTGGAAAAACACAGCAAAATAGGTTCCTTTGAGCTGCAGATATCTGGATACCCAGATGAAAGTGGGCGCCATACCTGCGGAAAAC is a window encoding:
- a CDS encoding carbohydrate ABC transporter permease, with protein sequence MQNQNNTKIKKDASTWVVKIISYLVITAFALICLLPFILIISASFSTESVIMKEGFGLLPKGFTLDAYTWVFRFPKMILGSYAVTILLTVCGTLVGLFVIAMTGYALQRKDFPFRNLISFFIYFTTLFSAGMAPTFIWVSRYLQLKGTYFAVFFQLLMTPWLIILMKNFAKSVPFEITESGKIDGAGDFRIFISLILPMLKPALATVGLFLALGYWNEWYLSSLYLGSEVDYKPLQYYLYNIINQAAALKNSMAGAAVTVADLPSNTLKMATAVVATGPIVFLYPFVQKYFISGITVGAVKG